The Haliotis asinina isolate JCU_RB_2024 chromosome 2, JCU_Hal_asi_v2, whole genome shotgun sequence genomic interval aagcttgtgaagaaacctggaaaaaaaatAACGGAACACGTgccctttcatgtgatcccttatatTTTCCCTCGTCAGTTCTACATAACCAAACGTTCATTGCATCTTTGCGTAACATGCATGCTGTAACAATGttcgaaaatatatttttaaaatattttacatgtattGACTACAGTTTTAAGAATGAAATGTACCTTCATGATTGAGAATGGATGTTGCTGTGAGGAGGACGATTCTGATGCCGAAGACAAGATTATTTGGCCTTATATACCCCAGGTGGTCCCTACAGAAGACTCTATTGAATTAATGTGCTCATGAAAAACTGCCGACTTAACATATTCAGGATCTAACACCCACTGGCTCCCGAATTAACTGCATGGTTTATTGGTCAGTTGTAAAATCGTCAGTATTCATATAATACAATGTGACGCttcagattgacatccagtgatggGGAAAACCAAACAAGGCGCTTTTGAGCAGTTACGCCGGATACTGGCGCTATACACATATTagcataataatcataataatctATGGGGCATGCATGAAATATGCCACTTCTTTGAACAATGGTTTTAAAAAgaacattagtgagtgagtgagtttggtttttacgccgcttttagcaatattccagcgatatcacggcgggggacaccaggaaatgggcctcacacattgtacccatgtggggaatcgaacccgggtcttcagctttaaccactaggctaccccaccgcccccaaaaACATTACAGAGCACTGACATTCAATATCAGTGTGATAGTCTCTTTGACAAATATCTTTGATTTCAACGACAATGCCTTGACGTGTATTACAAAAACATTGCACGTTCCTTGTTGACGACAACGTGTTGGTATTTTATTACAGTTCCCACATCGTTATGTCTATAGATACAGATAAAGTAGGAGTTCTCAAACGGTGACAAGACACTGGACAGGAAAATGTATTTATAGAAATGAAAatttggaaaaatattttcattccaaCATCCTCATAGAAtaccatataatatattatgCATGCAGTCTAAGAAGGCTTTATATGCCACCCAAAttatactaaacagcaaaagaaacgttacCATGCCAACTATTTTgccagatatgtttcatcttaattttgattattttttctTCACTTTGTATATGTTAGCGAGACCTGGTTCGTAGCCaatgttcaagaaaatttggtttcagattctgtatttgatacaaAAACATGTCGTCAAAACGGAGTTACTAAAATAATGATGGGACGAGGTTTTTGTGCGAGTTTCATGAAATCACAATGCGCGTGCATCCCGAAGTGTCGTCCCTATAAGAAGAGTACCGAGCCATTCACTGGTCGACAGTAGCGACATGCCACGATTATCAAGGGAATAGAGGGGCCCagctttaggaagactgaatgCTGGTCAGACTGCATGTCATGTTGTATATCATTTTTCTGTTCGTCTTCGAACAATATACCGAGATACAGCCGACCGCCCTGGCAGTGGAAGATAGCCTGTGATAACGTTGAGACAAAATAGGCAGATTGCCCGTCATCCCTGGCAAAATCGTTTCGGTAGGGCTACTGGACTTGCACGGGCAACAACTGGCAATCACCAGAGATCAATCAGCGCCGATACTGTGCAGAGAAACGTCAGTGTCGCAGGCTTTACCGGGTTCTGATCCTCACTGTTCGACATCGCCGTGCTCGTCTCCAGTGGGCCCCACATCATCGTATCTGACGTCACCGGGAGTAGCGAACTCTAGTCATCTCCGACGAAATCCAGTATTGCCTCTCAGCGGCTGATGACAGAGCGAGAGTTTGGCGACGACGCGGGAAGCGTTTTGCAGATGGTTGTGTCCTGGAAAGAGATTCGTGGTGAGATCCAAGCATAGTGGTGTGGAGTGCTATTGCCCTCGATCACAAACTAGGACCCatggtgttccagaatattggtcCCGCTAGAGGAAATAGTGGAACACCTGCCCACTGCTACAATGATGAATCGCTGAAATCATTCGTCGTGCCACATtttggtcgtcatggaaacTCTTTCAGCACGACGCCCCTGACCGAGCAACTAGAGACCTACTCCATCAAAACGGTATACAAACTCTTCACACTGTGCttgttcttttttctttttcggCTCAGTGTATATTAACTCAGTATTCCCTATAACAGAACCGGTTGACCCAATATGCACTTCAATTTAGAATCGGTTTAACTACAATTAAATAAGATTGTTGGTGGGCGTGGCATGAATGGAGTCTTCGGTGACGGTCTTGCTATCTtgtatgaaatgtttttataaCCCTTTAATATGAAGTGACTCTGAGTTTTattcatttgcatacacactATATAATTCTCATTATAAATTTGTTTCTTCGCTAGCACTAGTGGTATAACGTTAAATGTATTCTTCTATGAAGTAATGAATGTTTAAGaggtaaaatatttcattgcagATGTATAACTAACGCGTTAAGGGGAATGGCAGATTATCTTTCCCAAGTTATATCAATCACGTAATTGTCAAACCTTGGCGAGTTGATTATTGTTTTATTACCTATGTGACAAAAATGCTAAAACGAAAATAGCATTCATTTTAAGGAAACCCGCGATGTCGAGAATAGCCCATACCCCCATGCGTTGATTGTCTGCTTTGTTTTtctgaaacagccaatcagcgTTCACCAAAAGATGTAACCTATCTACACACCTACGGATGAAATGCTGCTCAGTGTCCCCCTATTCATGTAATACCATATCGCATCTCATACAAATATAAGACAAACCAAGTACATAATTTATTGGGCAAAAATTGTGATACTGATCCAAGCTAAGGCTTAAATAAGCTTAGAGTGATTCTTATGTGAATAGCTTCGTATGTGAAAAGTGAACTATTCGCAATTGGTAAAGTACTGCATGATATTACAGCGCAGAAAAGTGAAGTAGGAAaaacacacgtgtgtgtgtgtacattcagTCAACATCAATGAAACCCGGGCGCGCGctcacacactcaaatgaagatgatgttttggcaCCAAGTGTTGCATTTTATGCaagcatattttaaaaataatatataaaaaaataatgagCTGCTTCATCTTTTCAGTACTAGTTTGGTTTCAGCTATAAAACATGAAAGGCCCACGAGATTAAATATGAGAATTTCCTTATAAAAATTAAGACCCGAGTAAAGTTTATACAGGTGGCTTGAAAGGTATCTATATCGTATATTGGTTCTACCGTATATGTTATATCCACATATAACGGGGTGCTGGGAAATGTATATTCCCGTCATGCGACTCTACGTGGCGCAAACAGAACACACCGTTGGTTTCAAACCCCATGCTCGTCCACATACTGTCATCTGTTTGTCACCACCGAAACCTAAGTCAACAGTCAACGATCTATCTGAGAGAGTTCCTTATTTGGAATATACTTCTAATAAAATACTTCTAATCTGCATTGTGTGTAGTACTGATATAACCCTTATAACTCCCGTAAGAAATTTCGGTACATACAATTTACACTTTATCAAGAGAACGTGTTGATGAGTCATTATCAGGATACCAGATGTTCTGTGAGTGGTGAGCCCATCTTGCCGTATTCCACTTGCACACTTCACAAACAGTATCTGTATATGCTTATGTACATTTCAGTacagaaaacattaaaattacTGACCTCTGTAGCGGTGGAGAGTAGCATGATTTGCTAAAGCGTTCCATCATTCCGCAAATGGTCTGTTTGTGCTACAGTCCTATTCATACTCACTAAGAATTTAACATATCCTGTAACTGTACCAAAAATCTGTTTTCACCATTTCAAGCAATCCCACATTAAGACACATATGTTTATGGCATGTCAGGAATGGTAAAAAGGCTGTAGGTATGTATAGGTCTGTTTTTATTCATGCAAAATTACAAAAACATACGCAGTATAAAAATGCAATCCCTCTTGAAATTTACATCTCATCTAAGTACTTAAAATTTTCCGACGAAAGGTCCAGAAACTCCAATTCTGCCACTGAAGGGGCCAGCAAGCCCGTTACCGATGAACCCATTAACACCACGTCCACCAACAATGCCGCCGTGTCCAGCAACACCGAGTCCACCAAAAATGCCACCGTGACGAGCAAGACCGTGTCCGCCAACAATGCCGCCATGTCCAGCAAGTCCCCTACCGAAGACTCCATTGATGCCACGTCCACCAACGACGCCTCCGTGACCAGCAAGACCGTTACCGAAGACTCCATTAATGCCATGGAAACCAACGTTGCCGCCATGTCCTGCAAGACCGTGTCCCCCAACGATGCCACCGTGACCAACAAGACCTTTACCGATCACTCCATTGATGCCACGTCCACCAACGATGCCACCGAAGACTCCATTGAGACCGTGTCCGCCAACGATGCCGCCAGGACCACCGACGAAGGGCCCAAAGCCTTTACCGTATCCGTAGTTGTTATAACCGTAGCCTTTTCCTGCAATACCACCGTTGTTGAGACCGAAACCCAAAACACCATTTCCAAGGGCTCCACCGATGAGGGGCACCTCAGCCAGGGTGGTGCACACCAGCATGAACAATACAGCGACGATGACCTGAAAAAAcaattaaaataaaatgttaaaataaatatgtgtaaCGAAATGTCCTTCATATATATTTCCTGCTTTATGATACGTAAACGTATGTAAACACTGGACGTCCGTAAAAATACACCAATGCATAAGTACAATGGCAACCATAGACCGTTTGACCTTATTTCTATTAGTATGCAGTTATGTTTTGAACGTCATGCTATCCTGTCGGTGCTATCCATTCCAGATGCTGATAAACTGATCCCCAGTAACTGTTGCTTAAAGCATCTCAGATGTAACGAAATCACCACAGGTTTACTATGTACAACATAGAAAGTACATAAAGTCGCGACAAAAACCTACGACCGTCGGTTCAAATTGTATATTGGCATGAATATATACTGGTGAAAAAATATAAGGTGTAACTCAAAAGTTTTCCTATTTCCCTTCTTCTTTTCAGGTTTCACATGATTTGTATGGTACTATGAGTGAATATGGACAAATACACAGTGGAACACTAACATTTTCATGCCCTTCTAATTTATAAGCCGTGCTCATACCTGCTTTTTAAAAGTTTTTCTTCAACATCAATATGACAACCCGCGTCATTTGTTCAGAACGATTCAAAACGCTCATAAGTACACCTGTCATGCACTTTTTTTTTGTTCGTGTTTATATAACCAAAAGTTCATCGCTTAGCCCATGAACCATCACATATGCTGTACAGATATAAGGAAATATACTCTATAACATGTAATGACTACAGCTTTAAGAATGAAATTTACCTTCATAGTTGAGAGTGGATGTTGCTGTGAAAGAGGACGATTCCGATGCTGAAGACAAGATTGTTTGGCTTTATATACTCTTGGTCGTCTCTACAGGAGTCTCTACTGAATTAAAGTGCTCATGAAAACTGCCGACTTTGCATATTCATGATCTAACACCCACTGACTACCGAAGTAAGGGCATGGTTTATTGGTTAATTGTCATACCATCCGTATTCTTATAATCTTAGGGGATATGTGAAGTATACCACTTTTTTCATCAATTACAGAGCACAATTTCGCGGTTGTCATACTCACTTTGATAAAACTCCATCTCAACGACGATTCCTTTACGTGTATTACAAGAACATTGTATGTTGTTCAAAGACCGCAGCATTTACGAAATAAACGTTACACAGCATCTGGttgtaaacagatacgtataaAATTGTAGATTTCGAATGGTGGCAATATGCCGAAAGCAAGAAAGtgtttactgaaatgaaacatttaactTCTTGGTACGAACATTATCACAAGTGTCTAAATGACCTTTCAGTACTATGGATGTCTCGTTATTATTAATACAAAGCCACAAAGCAAAGCCCATACTTTAATGTTTTTTCTACTATTTTTGCCGTCATCGGCATGAAAACTATGCCTGCCCCCAACACTGTCTCTAAAAACCCTTCCAAATGTCTTCTCGATATATTTTAGTTTTAGCTAAATATACAATAACGAGAATGACAGTATCAATCAAGAAAAGATGAACACATCTAATAACTTTAATCATACTTTGAAAATAATTCCCTGAAATCAATTGATTTTCAAACGCAAGTATATAATCTTACAAATCTTATAACCATacaaattttatttttcattcatgACAAAAGTATCAGATAAGTAATTCATGGACAGATCGTTTAAAGAATGTATCATTACACGTTGTagatgacatcacagacatacAGTAGAAGCACCGTATGACCCGTGTAATATGAATAAGGAGATAGGCTGTGGTGAGGTAATGACTTTCAGCGACATTCCCAACCACGTCCTGTGATCTTTCATCATAGTTTATGGTGGACACCCTGGTGAGTATTCGCAGTTTATATACTCTCTTCAAATAATGTTCTAATTTTTACAGCCGCAGACGTTCCTTTATAAGGATCGCGCCTCCTGTCTCTATCATCAGCATCCTCATCCTGCCCTGgtcaacatcaactatttccACTGCTTCAAAAATGAAGGTAAAACAATTCCAGGCTATGTGTTACTTTAACGGAACAGTCTGTTATGTCTGATGAATGTAACATTTGTTTCGTCGAAGTTTGTTCTGTATATTCAGTACTCTGTATGATATCATTCATTTTATCAACATTCAGTTTACTTTAAGACAGGAGAGGACCATTTGCACAGTCAAATTTTACTGTCTCCAGCACTTCACATCAAACCATATATGAATAATTCCACGTATGAATAATTTCTGGGcactttgaaatgtattttcgACTGAAATTAATGGTTCTCTGTTTAgaatggtttttttttcatattttcgaaAAGAATAGGTACTCGAAAGTACATGAAAGGGAGTTCGGTAGGACGAGATAAAACTCTCCATATGCGTTGGTTTTCAGTGCAATTGGAAAACACTTGCACAACGCAAGTGTCAGTCATGTCTcatttgtgtgaaatatgtttgaaatattgtcaGTTTCGATCTGTATTATCTAAACTTAAATGTACACACTTATGAGACTCGTTGCTGTATAATATTTTCATCATATGTTCAATGCGTTTCTCTTCAGGTTATCATCGCTGCGTTGTCCGTGCTGGTCTGTTCCGCCTTTGCTCAGGTACCGATCAGCGGTAAATCTCTCGTGGGTGGGCCTCTCGGTCTTGGTTTCAACAATGGAGACGTTATTGGTAACGCTGGAGTTGGTGGTAAGGGCTACGGGTACAACGACTACGGTAAAAGAGTTGCTGCTCCCTTTGTCGCTGGACATGGAACTGGCCTTGTAGGACATGGATCTCTTCACGGTCTTGATGGTCCCTTTGATGGACACGGTCCAGTTGTTGGAGGACACGGTATTGCTGGACACGGAAAGATCAATGGTGGACTTGGTGTTGTTGGTACTGGATACGACTACAGCACCAAATACGGCTCCGGTAAAGGCATTGGCAGAGTCGGTCCCTTCGTCGCCGGTCACGGAAATGGTCCCTTTGCTGTAGGAAACGGTCCCTTTGTAGCTGGAAAGGGCTATGGTCACGACTCATACAGCGGACTTGGCAATGGATTTGGTCTTGTAGGCCTTCTTGGGCACGCTGGACGCGGCATCGCTGGTCCCCTTGCAGTTGGAAATGTTGTTGCTGGTCAGGGGCACGGGTATGGTTACAACccctacaacaacaactacggCTACGGTAAGAACGTCGGACATGGCGTTGCTGGACATGGTCTCATCAGTCCTTTCGGAGTTGGACAACTCGGA includes:
- the LOC137271991 gene encoding uncharacterized protein, with protein sequence MKVIIAALSVLVCSAFAQVPISGKSLVGGPLGLGFNNGDVIGNAGVGGKGYGYNDYGKRVAAPFVAGHGTGLVGHGSLHGLDGPFDGHGPVVGGHGIAGHGKINGGLGVVGTGYDYSTKYGSGKGIGRVGPFVAGHGNGPFAVGNGPFVAGKGYGHDSYSGLGNGFGLVGLLGHAGRGIAGPLAVGNVVAGQGHGYGYNPYNNNYGYGKNVGHGVAGHGLISPFGVGQLGNGVGIKKVGFGGAATGHYY
- the LOC137271990 gene encoding uncharacterized PE-PGRS family protein PE_PGRS20-like yields the protein MKVIVAVLFMLVCTTLAEVPLIGGALGNGVLGFGLNNGGIAGKGYGYNNYGYGKGFGPFVGGPGGIVGGHGLNGVFGGIVGGRGINGVIGKGLVGHGGIVGGHGLAGHGGNVGFHGINGVFGNGLAGHGGVVGGRGINGVFGRGLAGHGGIVGGHGLARHGGIVGGRGINGAVGNGLAGHGGIVGGHGLAGHGGIVGGRGINGVLGNGLAGHGGIVGGHGLAGHGGIAGGRGITGAHGNGLSGHGGIVGGHGLARHGGIVGGHGVNGALGNGLVGGIVGGVDGLLGNGLVGPFNG